A stretch of DNA from Staphylococcus equorum:
CGTAAATCTTGGGTCCTCTGGATTTTTCTTAGCTAGTGGTGAGATTTCGATTGGGTGTCCATAAATAAACGTTGGTTGAATTAATGTTTCTTCAACTTTTTGCTCAAAGAACTCATTTAAGATATGACCATATTTCATATTATCTGTTATTTCAATGCCATGTTCTTTAGCTAATGATTTAGCTTCTTCATCAGTTTGCACCTCGAAGAAGTCCACACCTGTTTCTTCTTTAACAGCATCAGCCATATGAACTCGTTTCCAATCAGATTCTAAATCTATAATTTCTTCGCCATAGTTTACTTTAGCAGTACCAAGTACTTTTTCAGAAATATGTCTAATCATATTCTCAGTTATATCCATGATATCGTGATAGTCAGCATACGCTTCATATAATTCAATCATAGTGAATTCTGGATTATGTCTTGTTGATACGCCTTCGTTTCTAAAAACACGTCCAATTTCATAAACTTTTTCTAATCCACCTACGATTAAACGTTTCAAATGTAATTCAATTGCAATTCGCATATATAGTGTTGCGTCTAAAGCATTATGATGTGTTTCGAAAGGACGCGCAGCAGCTCCACCAGGAATTTGGTGCATCATAGGTGTTTCTACTTCTAAAAATCCTCTTTGATTTAAGTAATTACGCATTTCTTGTAATATCTTACTGCGGTTAATAAATGTTTGCGTGCTATCTTGATTTGTAATTAAGTCAAGGTAACGTTGACGATAACGCTGTTCGATATCTTGTAAACCGTGGAATTTATCAGGTAATGGACGTAATGCTTTAGTCAACAACGTGAATGTTTTAGCTTTAACAGACAATTCACCTGTATTCGTTTTGAACATTACACCTTCTATACCTACAATGTCTCCTAAGTCTGCAGAATTCCAAACTTCAAATTGTTCGTCTCCTACTTGGTCTTTTCTTACGTAAATTTGTATTTGACCAGTTAAATCTTGAACATGAGCAAATCCAGCTTTACCTTTTCCACGTTTAGTCATTAGACGACCGGCGATACTTACGTTGCTTTCATCTTCTTTGTCATGTAATTCTTCTTTTGTATATGCGTCCCAATCTTCATGCAATGGGGCAGCCGTAGAAGTACGTTCAAATTTTTGACCAAAAGGATCGATACCTAAATCGTATAATTCTTGTAATTTTTGGCGGCGGACTTGCATTTGGTCGTTCATTTCTTCTGACATTACTTTCTCTCCTTTATGCTTCTTGTTCTAATTTTTATTATTCTTTAGCTTCAATCTTCACTTGGAACGTTTGATAGTTATCTATCATTTGTTGTTCTGTTTATTTCAAAGCTTTTCTAGTCTTACCATATAGATACAGCACACATTAAACCCACACCCATTTTTAACAGTACGTTTAAATGTAACGTTATCTACATTAGCCATAGGAGCAAGAATTACTCTATTATATATCTATACGACTCCCGTTTTCCACATATTTTATAACTATAAACCTTTATACTCTTTGACTGAATCGTCTGCCGTTACTATACTTCCAATTTTTTTATTGGAATGAGGTTCTACACAATCTGATGCTATATCATTTAACGGTATAAGTACAAATGCACGCTCTAGCATACGTGGATGCGGAACGTTCAGATTTTCTTCATCAATAATATGATTACCAAACAATAAAATATCAACATCTAAAGTTCTAGGGCCCCAACGTATATCTCTTACTCGGTGTAACTGCTGTTCAGTATGGAGACACTCTTTTAATAAATCTTGTGGAGTTAAGGATGTATAAATTTCAATACATTGATTTAAAAATTGTGGTTGGTCGACATAACCTACTGGCTCTGTTTCATATATCGGGGATTTTTGCGTTACTTGAATGCCATCTGTATTATCTAATATACGGATTGCTTCATCAAGTTGTGACGCTCTTTCTCCAACATTACTTCCTAATCCTAAATAAGCATATTCCATTAGAGATTCTCCCTCACTATTTCAACGCCTACACCATCATAATGGCCAGGTATAGGTGGATTTTCTTTAGTGATTCTAACTTTCGTTTCCATTACACGATTATAGTGTGAATTTATACGTTTTGCAATACGTTCAGCTAGATGCTCTAATAAATTTACAGGCTTGCCTTCCATGATTGCTTTTACTTCTTCAAAAACTTCACCATAATGGACTGTATCTGTAACCTCATCAGATTGCCCAGCCATACTCAAATCAACTTTCATTGTGACATCGACAATAAATATTTGTCCAATTTCATTTTCAGCTGGCAGCGCACCATGATAACTATAGAATCTCATACCATTAAGAAATATTGTGTCGCTCATCGTCATTCTCCTTTAAATAGTCCATGCTTTGTCCTAATCGAACATTTAATGCGACATTATGAACTCTTACCGCTTTTACGCCTTTCATTATACCATACGCAGTAGTAGCTGCCGTACTTTCATCACGTTCGGTAGGCGTTGTTTCTGTACCTATCATTTCTTTTATGAAACTTTTTCTACTTGTTGCTAATAGCACTGGATAACCTGTAGCTACCAATTCATCTAAACGTGACATAACTTCTTTTTCTTCTTCACGTGTTTTGGCAAAGCCAATTCCTGGATCAATCCATACTTTATGTTGAGGTATACCTGCCATTTCCGCTTTATTTGCTTGTTTTAATAAATACAGCAACATCTCATCCACTACCGGTTCTGTTCTTTGACCATCTCCATTGTGCATGAGTACGATCTCACCATTGTATTTCGCTACTACATTGAAAATACGTTCATCATAGTGTCCTGCCCATTGATCATTAATCATCGTGGCACCTAATTTCATTGCAGCTTCTGCCACTTCACTTCGATAGGTATCTATAGATAGTTGTACATCTAATTCAGCCAACGCACTTACAACAGGGACAACGCGCTCCAACTCTTCCTCAACGCTTATCTCTTCAAAACCTGGACGGGTAGATATCCCACCAACATCTATAATATCTACACCTTCATCCATCATTTCTTTTGCTCTCTTACGGGTAGATATCCCACCAACATCTATAATATCTACACCTTCATCCATCATTTCTTTTGCTCTCTTAATCGCTTTTTCAACTGTATTATATTTACCACCATCAGAAAAAGAGTCAGGAGTTACATTTAATATGCCCATAATTTTTGTATGCGTCATAATTATTCTTCTTCCTTTCACTTTATAAATGATTTCTCTTATGTATTATATTTACTATTCTATAATAACGTTAATTTTCAATTTTTTCAGTAATCAAAACTTGAAATCACATATGCTAGTGTATTGTTTTTATTTTGCTTACTTATGTTTCTTTATGTATACACAAAAAAAACCGACTCACATGAATATGTGGCCGGTAATTGTTAAATATATATCATTTAGTCATCAAATGAATATAACGGTGTAGAAAGATAACGCTCACCATTACTTGGTAATACAGTAACAACTGTTTTACCTTTACCTAATGATTTTGCTTTTTCAATCGCTGCAACAATCGCAGCACCTGAAGAAATACCACCTAAGATGCCTTCTTCTTTAGCAACTCTACGTGACATATCCATAGCAACTTCATTACCTACTTTGATAATTTCATCGTATATGTTTGTATCTAAAGTATCTGGTACAAATCCTGCACCTAAACCTTGTAATTTATGTGGACCTGGTTCGCCGCCACTTAAGATAGCTGAGTCTTCTGGTTCAATCGCTACAAGATTAATGTCTGGGTATTTTTCTTTTAATACTTTACCCGCGCCACTAAGTGTTCCACCAGTACCTACACCAGCTAAGAATGAATCAATCGTTTTGCCTTCAAATTGTTCAACTAATTCTGGTCCAGTTGTTAATTCGTGTACACGAGGGTTTGCTGGGTTTTCGAATTGTTGCGGCTCATAATAACCGAATTCTTCTTTTAATTCTTTAGCTTTTTTGATCGCACCTTTCATTGCTTCTGATCCAGGTGTTAATACTAATTCTGCGCCGTATGCTTTTAACAAGTTACGACGTTCTTGACTCATTGTTTCAGGCATCGTAAATACTGCTTTATAACCTTTAGCTGCACAAACAAAAGCTAAGCCAATTCCTGTGTTACCACTTGTCGGTTCAACAATTGTATCACCTGGTTTAATTTTACCTGCTTGTTCAGCTTCTTCAATCATTGCTAATGCAATACGGTCTTTCACAGAGCCACCTGGATTTTGATATTCAAGTTTCACATATACGTCTGCAGCATCTTCCCCCACAACGTTGTTTAACTTAACAACAGGTGTATTGCCAATTGCTTTTACGATATTATCTACTGGTTTATTTGTCATTTAGTATTGCTCCTTTTCATTAAAAAGTTTAAAACCTACTTTTTCTCTCGGATATACTTTATATTTTATCAGATTTTTCAGCAAATACAACTATGAAGATTTAATATACCAACTTTTTTATTCAATAGCCTAGTTCAATACCTAGTGTAAACCTTTTAGTTACTTTTTTCTATTAATCCATGTAACTCATCTTCTGAAAAATTATATTTATTTCTACAGAAATGGCATTCAACTTCTGCACCATGGTCTTTATCAATCATATCTTGAATTTCAGCTTCGCCTAAACCTTTAATAGCAGTTAAGAATTTTTCATGCCCACAATTACAATCGAATTGTGTAGGAAGATTTTCTAATAGTTGTACGTTTTCTTCCCCTAGTATTTCGAAAAGAATTTCTTCAGGCGTTAAACCTTGGTCAATCAGTTTCGAAACTGGTGTCATTTGATTGATTGCAGCTTCGAGTTTATCAACTGTTTCATCGTCTGCACCTGGCATAACTTGTATTATAAAGCCACCTGCAGCTTTAATTGAATTGTCAGGGTTTACTAATACGCCTAAACCTACTGATGATGGTACTTGTTCACTTTTAGCAAAGTAATAAGTGAAGTCATCTCCTAATTCACCAGAAACGAGTTCACTAGAACCAGAAAAGAAATCTTTCATTCCAATATCTTTTACAACTGTCAATGCACCTTCTGAACCAACTGCACGGCTAACATCTAATTTACCAGCATCATTTAAAGGGAAATGTGTCTGAGGATTCGTAACATAGCCTCTTATATTCCCTTTAGCATCAGCGTCAGCAATTATTTTACCAATTGGGCCTTTTCCATCAACTGTAACTGTTAATTTTTGATCGCCTTTGAGCATTGCACCCATCATCACTGTTGCTGTCATCGTACGTCCAAGTGCTGCTGAAGCAGTTGGCCACGTATAATGTCTTGTTTGTGCTTCTTGAACACTTTCAGTTGTTAACGCACTATAAGCGCGAATTTGTCCTCCAAAAGCTAATGCTTTAACTATATAATCGTTCGTCATTTTGTTTATTTCTCCTTTAATATCATCTAGTTTTGAAAATGTTTTTCTATCTTTACTCTAAGATTGTTTTTACACTTTTTATCAATGCAATTTATTGTAATCGTTCGAGGTAAAAATTGCGAAACATCTGTTTATAAATTATTCTGTTATATTTTGCTATTAAAAAAGCTTCCTTCTACTATCAATATGATAGCAGAAAGAAGCTTTAAGTTCAGTTATTAATTTCTATTGCTTGGATCATTCGGATCGTTCGGATTGCTAGGTTTATCGATATTAGGTGCTTGTTCATGACCTGTTTCTTCAGTGTCATTGTTGTCTTGTTGTTCATTTTCTTTATCGTTATCCTGTGTTTCATCATCTGAATCTAGTTGTTCTCTACGAACGTCCTCGTAAGATTTACCGTATTTTCCTTCTTCAAAGTCATCATCTTTATGTTCCACAACTTTGGCACTATCATAATCTACTTCTGGTAAGACACCATCGTTAAATAATGATTGGATTTGTTCGGCAACTAATGTTTCTTCAGTTAATAATGATTCAGCTATTAAATCTAACTGTGATTTATGCTCTAACAAGATAGCCTTACAACGCTCGTATTGTTCTTTAATAATACGTTGCACTTCTTTATCAATTTCGTATGCAATTTGTCCTGAAAACTCAGTGTCGCCTTGCATTTCTTTTCCTAAGAAGACTTGGCCACCGTTGCTATTTGTGAATTGAACCGTTCCGATTTTTTCACTCATACCATATTCAGTAACCATTTGACGTGCAATTTGTGTCGCACGTTCAAAGTCATTAGATGCACCTGTAGATACTTCATTAAAGGTAATATCCTCAGATACACGTCCACCAAGTAGACCACAGATTTTATCTAATAATTCTTTTTCTGTCATTAAGAAGCGATCTTGTTTAGGTAACATCATTGCATAACCGCCGGCTTGTCCACGAGGTACGATTGTAACTTTGTGAACAACTTCAGCTTCATCAAGTACCATACCAATAATTGTATGACCAGCTTCATGGTGCGCTACAATATTACGTTCTTTTTCTGAGATTACGCGAGATTTCTTAGCTGGACCAGCGATAACACGGTCTGTCGCTTCTTCAATATCACGCATATCGATTTTTTTCTTACCTTCACGTACAGCAACTAATGATGCTTCGTTTAATAAGTTTTCTAAATCTGCACCAGAGAAACCAGGTGTTCTTTCTGAAACTGCTTTTAAGTCAACTGTTTCATCAAATGGTTTGTCTTTCGCATGAACATGAAGAATTGCTTCACGGCCTTTCACATCCGGACGACCTACTTGAATTTGTCTGTCGAAACGACCTGGACGTAATAACGCTGGGTCTAAAATGTCTGGACGGTTTGTAGCAGCTATCATAATGATACCTTCATTATCACCAAATCCATCCATTTCAACTAGTAATTGGTTCAATGTTTGCTCACGCTCATCATGGCCACCACCTACACCGGCACCACGTTGACGACCAACTGCATCGATTTCATCAATAAAGATGATACAAGGCGCGTTTTTCTTAGCATTTTCGAACAAGTCACGTACACGACTTGCACCAACACCCACAAACATCTCAACGAAGTCTGAACCACTGATTGAGAAGAACGGCGTGCCGGCTTCACCAGCAACTGCACGAGCTAATAATGTTTTACCTGTACCAGGAGGGCCAACTAAAAGAACACCTTTAGGAATTCTAGAACCCATTTGTTTGAATTGTTTATTGTCTTTTAAGAAATCGACTATTTCAATTAATTCTTGTTTCTCTTCATCTGCACCAGCTACATCAGTGAAGCGTACACGTTTTTGTTGATTATCGTACGTTTTCGCTTTGGATTTACCAAAGTTCATCATACGATTACCACCGCCACCGCCGCCACCTTGGGCTTGGCTAAGGAAGAATATAAATAAAAGTGCGATAATTAATACAGGAATTAATGTTGTTAATATACTTACAAATACACTTTGCTTTTCTTCTTCTTTAACTGTAAATTTCAATCCATCTTGACTTTGTGCTTTATCAGTTATTTTTTCTAGCTCTTTATCGTTGTTATATAAAATAGTTGAAGAATACTCTTCATCTTTATCTGTTTTACCACTTACCATATATACGTTTTGTTCAGGTTGTATTTCCAGTGATTTTAACTCACCTTTATCTAACTGCTTAACAAATTGATTATATGTAAGCTGCTTTGGCATATTCCCATTTCCGTTAAGCCACGAAAACAAGCCAAAAATAATAACGCCAATGATTGCGATAACTAGCACGTTACGAAAGGCTTTCTGCATGCGTCGTTTCCTCCTACTTCAATTATAAAACTAACAAAAATTGTAACACAACACTCGAGTTTTCGGCTACTATTTCAACTTTTGCGTTATGTTTACAATTCTTATTGTTTTACCCTTTAGTTTTATTTTTCTATTATGCTTAAAGTTAAATGAATATTATATATTGTCACGTACCCTCAAGTTTATGTATTAAATTTCAAATGATTTAAGTGTAACCCTACTTTTCACATTCACCAACTTAATTCGACTGTAACTTACAGTATATAACAACTTTTTCCGCGAATAAATTGTACTGCTTATTTTGAATAGATTTCTGGTTTCAATGTACCAATATAAGGTAAATTTCTATAATGTTCAGCGTAATCTAAACCATAGCCTACTACAAATTCGTCAGGTATCTTTTTACCTACGTATTTTGCTTCAATGTTTGCTTTACGACGGTTTGGTTTATCAAGTAGCGTAACAATTTCAAGTGAATTAACACGACGTGATTCAAGTAATTCAGTAATTGATTTTAATGTAGTACCAGTTTCTAGAATGTCTTCAATAATTAAAACATCTTTATTTTCAATAGATCCACTTAAGTCTTTCAAGATTTTTACTTCTCCTGTTTACTCGGTGCCTCCGTGATAACTAGAAACATCCATAAAGTCGATAGCTAAATGCGTATCAATGTATTTAATTAAATCTGCCATGAACATAACAGACCCTTTTAATATCCCAATACAAACAAGTGGCTTCCCTTTGTATTCCTCTGTTATTTTCTTACCTAGCTCTTCACAAATTTGATGTATATCTTCCTCTGACAATAAAATGTCTTTTAAATCATCTCGCATGTTTTCATTCCTCTCCCATATTTCGTATAAAAATTGATTGATTGTATCTATTTTTTAAATATAATGTGCCAACAGCAATAATCTCATTATATGCATTAACTATAACTGGCATTTGGTTACGTTCAGTTTGCATAACCTTTTCATCAATAAGCAGTCTACTTATCTTTTTATGCCCTTTCATACCATTCAGTTCAAATTTGTCGCCGTCTTTTCTTGTACGGATAACTATAGGATACTCGAATGTAGGAAATTCGTTAGTAATATCAATGCTATAGCGACCATAGTTGTATACACCTGGTTGATCAATCTTAGTCGGAGCTAGTTTTTCTTTACAATTTGCCATTATTATAAATTTATCATAAGCGATGTGAATTATCCATTCATGTGTCGCATATAATGTGCATTGTGTTACATTTTCAGTAAGTTGCTGAAACCATTCATCGTAAGTTTTCTCAGTAATCGACTTATCTAATGGTAAT
This window harbors:
- the folP gene encoding dihydropteroate synthase, giving the protein MTHTKIMGILNVTPDSFSDGGKYNTVEKAIKRAKEMMDEGVDIIDVGGISTRKRAKEMMDEGVDIIDVGGISTRPGFEEISVEEELERVVPVVSALAELDVQLSIDTYRSEVAEAAMKLGATMINDQWAGHYDERIFNVVAKYNGEIVLMHNGDGQRTEPVVDEMLLYLLKQANKAEMAGIPQHKVWIDPGIGFAKTREEEKEVMSRLDELVATGYPVLLATSRKSFIKEMIGTETTPTERDESTAATTAYGIMKGVKAVRVHNVALNVRLGQSMDYLKENDDERHNIS
- the ftsH gene encoding ATP-dependent zinc metalloprotease FtsH, giving the protein MQKAFRNVLVIAIIGVIIFGLFSWLNGNGNMPKQLTYNQFVKQLDKGELKSLEIQPEQNVYMVSGKTDKDEEYSSTILYNNDKELEKITDKAQSQDGLKFTVKEEEKQSVFVSILTTLIPVLIIALLFIFFLSQAQGGGGGGGNRMMNFGKSKAKTYDNQQKRVRFTDVAGADEEKQELIEIVDFLKDNKQFKQMGSRIPKGVLLVGPPGTGKTLLARAVAGEAGTPFFSISGSDFVEMFVGVGASRVRDLFENAKKNAPCIIFIDEIDAVGRQRGAGVGGGHDEREQTLNQLLVEMDGFGDNEGIIMIAATNRPDILDPALLRPGRFDRQIQVGRPDVKGREAILHVHAKDKPFDETVDLKAVSERTPGFSGADLENLLNEASLVAVREGKKKIDMRDIEEATDRVIAGPAKKSRVISEKERNIVAHHEAGHTIIGMVLDEAEVVHKVTIVPRGQAGGYAMMLPKQDRFLMTEKELLDKICGLLGGRVSEDITFNEVSTGASNDFERATQIARQMVTEYGMSEKIGTVQFTNSNGGQVFLGKEMQGDTEFSGQIAYEIDKEVQRIIKEQYERCKAILLEHKSQLDLIAESLLTEETLVAEQIQSLFNDGVLPEVDYDSAKVVEHKDDDFEEGKYGKSYEDVRREQLDSDDETQDNDKENEQQDNNDTEETGHEQAPNIDKPSNPNDPNDPSNRN
- the hslO gene encoding Hsp33 family molecular chaperone HslO; this translates as MTNDYIVKALAFGGQIRAYSALTTESVQEAQTRHYTWPTASAALGRTMTATVMMGAMLKGDQKLTVTVDGKGPIGKIIADADAKGNIRGYVTNPQTHFPLNDAGKLDVSRAVGSEGALTVVKDIGMKDFFSGSSELVSGELGDDFTYYFAKSEQVPSSVGLGVLVNPDNSIKAAGGFIIQVMPGADDETVDKLEAAINQMTPVSKLIDQGLTPEEILFEILGEENVQLLENLPTQFDCNCGHEKFLTAIKGLGEAEIQDMIDKDHGAEVECHFCRNKYNFSEDELHGLIEKSN
- the folB gene encoding dihydroneopterin aldolase, producing MSDTIFLNGMRFYSYHGALPAENEIGQIFIVDVTMKVDLSMAGQSDEVTDTVHYGEVFEEVKAIMEGKPVNLLEHLAERIAKRINSHYNRVMETKVRITKENPPIPGHYDGVGVEIVRENL
- the cysK gene encoding cysteine synthase A; amino-acid sequence: MTNKPVDNIVKAIGNTPVVKLNNVVGEDAADVYVKLEYQNPGGSVKDRIALAMIEEAEQAGKIKPGDTIVEPTSGNTGIGLAFVCAAKGYKAVFTMPETMSQERRNLLKAYGAELVLTPGSEAMKGAIKKAKELKEEFGYYEPQQFENPANPRVHELTTGPELVEQFEGKTIDSFLAGVGTGGTLSGAGKVLKEKYPDINLVAIEPEDSAILSGGEPGPHKLQGLGAGFVPDTLDTNIYDEIIKVGNEVAMDMSRRVAKEEGILGGISSGAAIVAAIEKAKSLGKGKTVVTVLPSNGERYLSTPLYSFDD
- the folK gene encoding 2-amino-4-hydroxy-6-hydroxymethyldihydropteridine diphosphokinase, whose translation is MEYAYLGLGSNVGERASQLDEAIRILDNTDGIQVTQKSPIYETEPVGYVDQPQFLNQCIEIYTSLTPQDLLKECLHTEQQLHRVRDIRWGPRTLDVDILLFGNHIIDEENLNVPHPRMLERAFVLIPLNDIASDCVEPHSNKKIGSIVTADDSVKEYKGL
- the lysS gene encoding lysine--tRNA ligase is translated as MSEEMNDQMQVRRQKLQELYDLGIDPFGQKFERTSTAAPLHEDWDAYTKEELHDKEDESNVSIAGRLMTKRGKGKAGFAHVQDLTGQIQIYVRKDQVGDEQFEVWNSADLGDIVGIEGVMFKTNTGELSVKAKTFTLLTKALRPLPDKFHGLQDIEQRYRQRYLDLITNQDSTQTFINRSKILQEMRNYLNQRGFLEVETPMMHQIPGGAAARPFETHHNALDATLYMRIAIELHLKRLIVGGLEKVYEIGRVFRNEGVSTRHNPEFTMIELYEAYADYHDIMDITENMIRHISEKVLGTAKVNYGEEIIDLESDWKRVHMADAVKEETGVDFFEVQTDEEAKSLAKEHGIEITDNMKYGHILNEFFEQKVEETLIQPTFIYGHPIEISPLAKKNPEDPRFTDRFELFIVGREHGNAFTELNDPIDQRARFEAQLVEKEEGNDEAHEMDEDFIEALEYGMPPTGGLGIGIDRLVMLLTDSASIRDVLLFPYMKQK